One region of Pyramidobacter sp. YE332 genomic DNA includes:
- a CDS encoding PH domain-containing protein — protein sequence MPVSKEVVREQLRKIGPYHKWFTGKERRALPKIIDEGEVIEFLTSGYDGKKNTVLVVATNRRFMVLDSGIVYGSDDRIFPYGKINSIRGERGIFFGKLRISTAGVSGDDVVISWVRKTDIARMISTVSKNIALAKGE from the coding sequence ATGCCAGTATCGAAAGAAGTCGTCCGGGAGCAACTCCGCAAAATCGGTCCCTATCACAAGTGGTTCACCGGAAAAGAGCGCCGCGCCCTGCCCAAGATCATCGACGAGGGCGAAGTGATCGAATTCCTGACCAGCGGCTACGACGGCAAAAAGAATACCGTGCTCGTCGTGGCGACCAACCGCCGCTTCATGGTGCTCGACTCGGGCATCGTCTACGGCAGCGACGACCGCATTTTCCCCTACGGCAAGATCAACTCCATCCGCGGCGAGCGCGGCATTTTCTTCGGCAAACTCCGCATCAGCACCGCCGGCGTCTCCGGCGACGACGTGGTGATCTCCTGGGTGCGCAAGACCGACATCGCCCGCATGATCTCCACCGTGTCCAAAAACATCGCTCTGGCCAAAGGCGAGTAG
- a CDS encoding 3-isopropylmalate dehydratase small subunit, whose amino-acid sequence MDKIISGRARVFGSNIDTDQIYPGRFLSETDPDDVKRHAMAGVDPEFAASFRPGGLIVAGTNFGCGSSREHAAATLKAVGVGAVVAESFARIFFRNGVNLGIPLVACPGVSKKVRDGDRLTLDLSRSLLKNETSGEELPCEPVGDYALTILEAGGIKPLLKARYGRR is encoded by the coding sequence ATGGACAAAATCATTTCCGGCCGCGCCCGCGTCTTCGGCAGCAACATCGACACCGACCAGATCTATCCCGGGCGCTTCCTCTCCGAGACCGATCCCGACGACGTGAAGCGCCACGCCATGGCCGGCGTCGATCCCGAATTTGCGGCCAGCTTCCGGCCCGGAGGCCTGATCGTCGCCGGCACGAACTTCGGCTGCGGCTCCTCGCGCGAGCATGCCGCCGCCACCCTCAAGGCCGTGGGCGTCGGCGCCGTCGTCGCCGAGTCCTTCGCGCGCATCTTCTTCCGCAACGGCGTCAACCTCGGCATCCCGCTCGTGGCCTGCCCCGGAGTTTCGAAAAAAGTCAGGGACGGCGACCGACTCACGCTCGACTTGTCCCGTTCGCTGCTGAAAAACGAAACCAGCGGCGAAGAGCTGCCCTGCGAGCCCGTCGGCGATTACGCTTTGACGATCCTCGAAGCCGGCGGCATCAAGCCGCTGCTGAAGGCCCGGTACGGCCGCCGCTGA
- a CDS encoding aconitase/3-isopropylmalate dehydratase large subunit family protein, with the protein MHATEKILAAHAGRASVAAGEIVNCTVDVAGINDLYLQTVRSFFEIGGVTVHSPQNVVMFLDHYAPASSIQQADNQKQFREFCDAQNIANLMDVNEGVCHQICVDKGFSRPGRLMVITDSHTTTHDALGALGTGVGATDMAAILISGQLWFRVPEVVKIVLDGAPRQGIFAKDAILHVIGALGADYGVYKVIEFCGEAVRRMPLCERLTLCNMTTEIGAKTAWIQPDEVTFAHMRRLGIDDYTVYDTDPDYRYAAVHRFDVGALEPQIAEPDSVDNVHPVSHCAGVKIQQAFLGTCTGGRFEDLEIAARVVKGRKVPRGARFVVVPASRKVLLEAVRSGVMETLVEAGATFVTPGCAACLGTHEGMLAGGENCISSSSRNFPGRMGSAEARIYLGSPAAVAAAAVAGEIVDPAEFL; encoded by the coding sequence ATGCACGCAACGGAAAAAATCCTCGCCGCCCACGCCGGACGCGCGTCCGTCGCGGCGGGCGAGATCGTCAACTGCACGGTCGACGTGGCCGGGATCAACGACCTGTATCTGCAGACCGTGCGCTCGTTTTTCGAGATCGGCGGCGTCACAGTCCATTCGCCGCAGAACGTGGTGATGTTCCTCGACCACTACGCGCCGGCCTCGTCGATCCAGCAGGCCGACAACCAAAAACAGTTCCGCGAGTTCTGCGACGCGCAGAACATCGCCAACCTCATGGACGTGAACGAGGGCGTCTGCCACCAGATCTGCGTGGACAAGGGCTTTTCGCGCCCCGGCCGCCTGATGGTGATCACCGATTCGCACACCACCACTCACGACGCGCTGGGGGCGTTGGGCACCGGCGTCGGCGCCACCGACATGGCCGCGATCCTGATCTCCGGGCAGCTGTGGTTCCGCGTGCCCGAAGTGGTCAAAATCGTCCTCGACGGCGCGCCGCGCCAAGGCATCTTCGCCAAGGACGCGATCCTGCACGTCATCGGCGCGTTGGGAGCGGATTACGGCGTCTACAAGGTGATCGAGTTCTGCGGCGAGGCCGTGCGCCGTATGCCGCTGTGCGAACGCCTGACGCTGTGCAACATGACCACCGAGATCGGCGCCAAGACGGCGTGGATCCAGCCGGACGAAGTCACCTTCGCGCACATGAGGCGGCTTGGTATCGACGACTACACGGTGTACGATACCGATCCCGATTACCGTTATGCCGCCGTGCACCGTTTCGACGTCGGCGCGCTCGAGCCGCAGATCGCCGAGCCGGACAGCGTCGACAACGTGCATCCCGTTTCGCACTGCGCCGGCGTGAAGATCCAGCAGGCCTTCCTCGGCACCTGTACCGGCGGCCGCTTCGAGGATCTGGAAATCGCCGCGCGCGTCGTCAAGGGGCGGAAAGTGCCGCGCGGTGCGCGCTTCGTCGTCGTGCCGGCCAGCCGCAAAGTGCTGCTTGAAGCCGTCAGAAGCGGCGTCATGGAGACGCTCGTCGAAGCCGGCGCCACGTTCGTCACGCCCGGCTGCGCCGCCTGCCTCGGCACGCACGAGGGCATGCTCGCGGGAGGCGAAAACTGCATCAGCTCCTCGAGCCGCAACTTTCCCGGCCGCATGGGCAGCGCCGAGGCGCGCATCTACCTCGGCTCTCCCGCCGCCGTAGCGGCTGCGGCGGTCGCCGGCGAGATCGTCGATCCCGCCGAATTCCTGTGA
- the citF gene encoding citrate lyase subunit alpha: protein MKDSKVVATLKDAVLRSGLKDGMRISFHHHLRNGDGVMNMVLAELAAMGYRGLTLNSSSVFDVQSSIIDHVKSGLVSRIETNYMGAKVGRFISEGGMKEPVVFRSHGGRPSAIENGVTPIDVAFVAAPAADPMGNATGKRGKSACGSLGYAEADARCARHTIVVTDNLVPYPLEDALIQEQWVDSVVPVDSIGDPRGIVSGTTRITRDPVALAMARTTVDVIRASGLLKDGFSFQTGAGGASLAAATFLKDVMLAEKIQGGYALGGITSAIVDMLNAGCFRSIMDVQCFDLGAVASIRDDPRHVEISATRYASPTSKSCCVDSLDAAILGATEIDTDFNVNVHTDSNGFIMGGSGGHSDVAAGAKLCIVVAPLIRARLPIVTDRVTTISTPGRTVDVLVTQKGVAVNPARAALRGRLAEACVTIVDIHDLKAMAEKLTGVPNRPTRGTREVAKVIYRDGTQIDSIKSVK, encoded by the coding sequence ATGAAAGACAGCAAAGTCGTCGCCACGCTGAAAGACGCCGTCCTCCGCTCCGGGCTGAAAGACGGCATGAGGATCTCGTTCCATCATCACCTGCGCAACGGCGACGGCGTGATGAACATGGTCCTGGCCGAACTGGCCGCCATGGGCTACCGCGGTCTGACGCTCAACAGCAGCTCCGTGTTCGACGTGCAGAGCTCCATTATCGATCACGTCAAAAGCGGTCTCGTCAGCCGCATCGAGACCAACTACATGGGCGCCAAGGTCGGTCGCTTCATCTCCGAGGGCGGCATGAAGGAGCCGGTCGTCTTCCGATCGCACGGCGGCCGCCCGAGCGCCATCGAAAACGGCGTCACGCCGATCGACGTGGCGTTCGTGGCCGCGCCCGCGGCCGATCCCATGGGCAACGCCACGGGCAAACGTGGCAAAAGCGCCTGCGGCTCCCTCGGCTACGCCGAAGCCGACGCGCGCTGCGCCCGGCATACGATCGTCGTCACCGACAACCTTGTCCCGTACCCGCTCGAGGACGCGCTGATCCAGGAGCAGTGGGTCGACAGCGTCGTCCCCGTGGACAGCATCGGCGATCCGCGGGGCATCGTTTCCGGCACCACGCGCATCACCCGCGATCCCGTCGCTCTCGCCATGGCGCGCACTACCGTCGACGTGATCCGCGCCTCCGGCCTGCTTAAAGACGGGTTTTCCTTCCAGACGGGCGCGGGCGGAGCTTCGCTGGCTGCCGCCACGTTCCTCAAAGACGTGATGCTGGCTGAAAAAATTCAGGGCGGCTACGCCCTCGGCGGCATCACCAGCGCCATCGTCGATATGCTGAACGCCGGCTGCTTCCGTTCCATCATGGACGTGCAGTGCTTCGACCTCGGCGCCGTGGCCTCGATCCGCGACGATCCGCGTCACGTGGAAATTTCGGCGACGCGCTACGCCTCGCCTACGTCCAAGTCCTGCTGCGTCGACAGCCTCGACGCGGCCATCCTCGGCGCGACGGAGATCGACACCGACTTCAACGTCAACGTGCACACCGATTCCAACGGTTTCATCATGGGTGGCAGCGGCGGCCACAGCGACGTCGCCGCCGGGGCGAAACTGTGCATCGTCGTCGCGCCGCTGATCCGCGCCCGCCTGCCCATCGTCACCGACCGCGTCACCACGATTTCCACTCCCGGCCGCACGGTCGACGTGCTCGTCACCCAGAAGGGCGTGGCCGTCAATCCGGCCCGCGCGGCCCTGCGCGGTCGTCTGGCCGAAGCGTGCGTCACGATCGTGGACATCCACGACCTCAAAGCCATGGCCGAGAAGCTGACCGGCGTGCCCAACCGCCCCACGCGCGGGACCCGCGAGGTGGCGAAGGTCATATACCGCGACGGAACTCAGATCGACAGCATCAAGAGCGTGAAATAA
- a CDS encoding CoA ester lyase — MRRSMLFLPGNTPNIIVNGDALGADNVILDLEDAVAPDQKDAARILVRNAIEALGFENVELTVRINSLDTPYWQADLDEIVPLRPDLIMPAKVGGAEDVATLDAYMAEVEKRHGLPAGTVKLIPLIETARGLENAYAVASASPRVAAIFLGAEDLTADLRCPRTKEGTEIFYARSRMVSAARAAGIDVYDTPFTDVNDDEGAARDARFARSMGFSGKAVISPRHVRAVNEAFSPTQKEIDYAREVLAAIRQAKEQGRGAVSLYGKMIDKPIVARAEQTIAMAEAIAKGGREE, encoded by the coding sequence ATGCGCCGTTCCATGCTGTTCCTGCCGGGCAACACGCCCAACATCATCGTCAACGGCGACGCGCTCGGCGCCGACAACGTCATCCTCGACCTCGAGGACGCCGTCGCGCCGGACCAGAAAGACGCCGCCCGCATCCTCGTGCGCAACGCCATCGAAGCGCTCGGCTTCGAAAACGTCGAATTGACCGTGCGCATCAACTCGCTCGACACGCCGTACTGGCAGGCCGACCTCGACGAGATCGTGCCGCTGCGTCCCGACTTGATCATGCCCGCCAAAGTCGGCGGCGCGGAAGACGTCGCGACGCTCGACGCCTACATGGCCGAAGTGGAAAAACGACACGGACTTCCCGCCGGGACCGTGAAGCTGATCCCGCTGATCGAGACGGCGCGCGGGCTGGAAAACGCCTACGCCGTCGCTTCGGCTTCGCCGCGCGTGGCGGCGATCTTCCTCGGCGCCGAAGACCTGACCGCCGACCTGCGCTGCCCCCGCACCAAGGAAGGAACGGAGATCTTCTACGCGCGCAGCCGCATGGTTTCGGCCGCCCGCGCCGCCGGGATCGACGTCTACGACACGCCGTTCACCGACGTCAACGACGACGAAGGCGCCGCCAGGGACGCGCGGTTCGCGCGCAGCATGGGATTCAGCGGCAAGGCCGTGATCTCGCCGCGCCACGTGCGCGCCGTCAACGAGGCGTTCAGCCCGACACAGAAGGAGATCGACTACGCCCGCGAAGTGCTCGCCGCCATCCGCCAGGCCAAGGAGCAGGGGCGCGGCGCCGTCTCGCTGTACGGCAAGATGATCGACAAGCCGATCGTCGCGCGCGCCGAGCAGACCATCGCCATGGCCGAAGCCATCGCCAAAGGAGGACGCGAAGAATGA
- the citD gene encoding citrate lyase acyl carrier protein, protein MEIRRKAVAGTLESSDALVEIEPGRGVAVELESVVTAQFGASIEKTVREVLKEFAVENASLRVVDRGALDCTIRARVETAIKRAAEEEK, encoded by the coding sequence TTGGAGATCAGGAGAAAAGCCGTTGCCGGCACGCTGGAATCGAGCGACGCGCTGGTGGAGATCGAACCGGGGCGCGGCGTTGCCGTCGAACTGGAATCGGTCGTGACGGCGCAGTTCGGCGCTTCGATCGAGAAGACCGTGCGCGAGGTGCTGAAGGAGTTCGCGGTGGAAAACGCGTCGCTGCGCGTCGTCGATCGCGGCGCGCTCGACTGCACGATCCGCGCCCGCGTGGAGACCGCGATCAAACGCGCGGCGGAGGAGGAAAAGTAA
- a CDS encoding NADP-dependent malic enzyme gives MAEKTIYEIALERHKETVGKFAMVSKMPVTNMQELAVAYTPGVAEPCRVINKKPEEVYTYTSKSNVVAVVSDGSAVLGLGNIGAKAAIPVMEGKCCLFKNFAGIDAIPICIETQDTEEIIGIVKNITATLGGINLEDIAAPRCFEIEDRLKAVCDIPVFHDDQHGTAVILLSAVINALKVVGKKIGDVKIILNGAGAAGTAISKMLTLAGAKNIVALDSKGALSDDMELAPAKLALAKITNPNHEKGQLADVIKGADIFLGTSVGGALKAEMVKTMAPKAIIFAMANPVPEIFPDEAKAAGAMVVGTGRSDFPNQVNNCLGFPGIFRGALDCRATQINDEMQLAAAYALAALIPDEELTPDHIIADSFDKRVVPAVAKAVADAARKTGVARL, from the coding sequence ATGGCAGAAAAAACGATTTACGAAATCGCGCTGGAGCGCCACAAGGAAACCGTGGGCAAGTTCGCCATGGTCAGCAAGATGCCCGTCACCAACATGCAGGAACTGGCCGTGGCCTACACGCCCGGCGTCGCCGAACCGTGCCGCGTCATCAACAAAAAGCCGGAAGAAGTTTACACTTACACGTCCAAGAGCAACGTCGTCGCCGTCGTCAGCGACGGCAGCGCCGTGCTCGGTCTCGGCAACATCGGCGCCAAGGCCGCCATCCCCGTGATGGAAGGCAAGTGCTGCCTCTTCAAGAACTTCGCGGGCATCGACGCGATCCCCATCTGCATCGAGACGCAGGACACCGAAGAGATCATCGGCATCGTCAAGAACATCACCGCCACGCTCGGCGGCATCAACCTCGAAGACATCGCCGCGCCGCGCTGTTTCGAGATCGAGGACCGTCTCAAGGCCGTCTGCGACATCCCCGTCTTCCACGACGACCAGCACGGCACCGCCGTGATCCTGCTCAGCGCCGTGATCAACGCGCTCAAAGTCGTGGGCAAGAAGATCGGCGACGTGAAGATCATCCTCAACGGCGCCGGAGCGGCCGGCACGGCCATCAGCAAGATGCTGACGCTGGCCGGGGCGAAGAACATCGTCGCCCTCGACAGCAAGGGGGCTCTGTCCGACGACATGGAGCTCGCCCCCGCCAAGCTCGCGCTCGCCAAGATCACCAATCCGAATCACGAAAAAGGCCAGCTGGCCGACGTGATCAAAGGTGCCGACATCTTCCTCGGCACCTCCGTCGGCGGCGCGCTCAAGGCAGAGATGGTCAAGACCATGGCGCCGAAGGCGATCATCTTCGCCATGGCCAACCCCGTGCCGGAGATCTTCCCCGACGAAGCCAAGGCCGCCGGCGCGATGGTCGTCGGCACCGGGCGCTCGGATTTTCCCAACCAGGTCAACAACTGCCTCGGCTTCCCCGGCATCTTCCGCGGTGCGCTCGACTGCCGCGCCACGCAGATCAACGACGAAATGCAGCTGGCCGCCGCCTATGCGCTGGCCGCGCTGATCCCCGACGAAGAACTGACGCCCGACCATATCATCGCCGACTCGTTCGACAAGCGCGTCGTGCCCGCGGTGGCGAAAGCCGTGGCCGACGCCGCCCGCAAGACCGGCGTGGCGCGGCTGTAA
- a CDS encoding 2-hydroxycarboxylate transporter family protein — translation MSEESKSLRLFNMPWQIFAVFAAIVLVATYMGVLPKGMIGAFPFMIVVGAVLNEIGNRCPIVNTYLGGGAIVIIFGMATLCYYHLIPDATVKIVTNFMKGEGFLDFYIAALICGSILGMNRDLLIRAAIRYLPAIVGGVAVAIGLAGLVGELTGYGAKQAILYIAVPIMGGGMGAGAVPLSKIFGETLAQKPEDIINIMIPAVALGNAMAIVAGGLLSKLGKSFPCLTGNGDLLITKGADDAIQADEEFLKKRDAISLTVMGVGLLLATAFFAWGRIVAFFIPKIHSYAWMIISVAVVKALGILPQYYEICCYQWFQFVMKNLTAVLLAGIGVAYTDLGQIISAFSGQYLLLVGVTVFGAIIGSGLVGRLVGFYPVESAITAGLCMANMGGTGDVAVLSAAHRMELMPFAQISSRIGGAFMLILASVLLQII, via the coding sequence ATGTCTGAAGAAAGCAAAAGCCTCAGGCTGTTCAACATGCCCTGGCAGATCTTCGCCGTCTTCGCGGCCATCGTCCTTGTGGCGACGTATATGGGCGTGCTGCCCAAAGGCATGATCGGCGCCTTTCCGTTCATGATCGTCGTCGGCGCCGTTCTCAACGAGATCGGCAACCGTTGCCCGATCGTCAACACCTACCTCGGCGGCGGCGCCATCGTCATCATTTTCGGCATGGCGACACTCTGTTATTATCATCTCATTCCCGACGCGACCGTCAAGATCGTCACGAACTTCATGAAAGGCGAAGGCTTCCTCGACTTCTACATCGCCGCGCTGATCTGCGGCTCGATCCTCGGCATGAACCGCGATCTGCTGATCCGCGCCGCGATCCGCTATCTGCCCGCCATCGTCGGCGGCGTCGCCGTAGCGATCGGCCTGGCCGGGCTGGTCGGCGAACTGACCGGTTACGGCGCCAAGCAGGCCATCCTTTACATCGCCGTGCCGATCATGGGCGGCGGCATGGGCGCCGGCGCGGTGCCGCTGTCGAAGATCTTCGGCGAGACGCTGGCGCAGAAACCCGAAGACATCATCAACATCATGATCCCCGCCGTCGCCCTCGGCAACGCCATGGCCATCGTCGCCGGCGGGCTGCTCAGCAAACTCGGCAAGTCGTTCCCCTGCCTCACCGGAAACGGCGATCTGCTCATCACCAAGGGCGCCGACGACGCCATTCAAGCCGACGAAGAATTTCTCAAAAAGCGCGATGCCATCAGCCTGACGGTCATGGGCGTCGGCCTGCTGCTGGCGACGGCATTCTTCGCCTGGGGACGCATCGTCGCGTTCTTCATTCCCAAGATCCACAGCTACGCCTGGATGATCATCTCCGTCGCCGTCGTCAAGGCGCTGGGGATTCTTCCCCAGTATTACGAGATCTGCTGCTACCAGTGGTTCCAGTTCGTCATGAAGAACCTCACGGCCGTCCTGCTCGCCGGCATCGGCGTGGCTTACACCGACCTCGGCCAGATCATTTCCGCCTTCTCCGGCCAGTACCTGTTGCTCGTCGGCGTGACGGTCTTCGGCGCCATCATCGGTTCAGGCCTCGTCGGTCGCCTCGTCGGCTTTTATCCCGTTGAGTCGGCCATCACCGCCGGGCTCTGCATGGCCAATATGGGCGGCACGGGCGACGTGGCCGTCCTTTCCGCGGCCCATCGCATGGAACTGATGCCCTTCGCGCAGATCTCCTCCCGCATCGGCGGTGCCTTCATGCTGATCCTCGCCAGCGTGCTGCTGCAGATCATTTAA
- a CDS encoding TRAP transporter permease, translated as MTTRISAQSVADANVQARQLQKKPGKRRTFTGAMGTLITVLAVALAVFQLYTAFFGVLPTMQQRSFHVAFILPMIFLLYPAAKRSPRDRATALDWIFAIASGACALYVFFAYESIATRAGEVYSYELWLGGVFTALVFIAGRRVLGWPLPIFCFLFLLFAYFGRSMPGPIQHFGLSVPRIIEELYLTTDGLFGLVTGVSATYIYLFVLFGAFLTSTKTSDFFNDISMALTGHLKGGPAKISVLSSALMGTISGSTSANVATTGAFTIPLMKSIGYEPHFAGAVEAAASTGGQIMPPVMGAAAFIIADTLNIPYTQVLLCAIVPALLYFWGIWCSLSLEASRLGLKGLPKETLPRAGEVLVKSGYKAIPLFVIVYFLVKGYNPLYSGCWGIGCCVLLSFVKKSDRMDLTTFVNTLKDGSLGALSVAMACIIVGNVIGMMGATGVALRIGDAVLALTRGHLVLTMCVTLLIATLLGMGMPTTASYVMASAVAAPALTLLGVRGLDAHMFVFFYAVLSSVTPPVCVGAYTAAGLANADPNRTAFTGVKLALPGFIVPFIFVLAPEILLTNVTNWFVTFQAMISAVVGVFLLSCFTENFFMAPLRWYERLLALVGSLALLYPGTLSDAVGLAALVLLWLATRGRTSPNASV; from the coding sequence ATGACGACGCGCATTTCAGCCCAGAGCGTTGCCGACGCCAACGTTCAGGCTCGGCAGCTTCAGAAAAAACCGGGCAAACGCCGTACCTTCACGGGAGCGATGGGTACGCTGATCACGGTCCTGGCCGTCGCGTTGGCGGTCTTTCAGCTTTACACCGCCTTTTTCGGCGTGCTGCCGACGATGCAGCAGCGCAGTTTTCACGTCGCTTTCATTCTTCCCATGATTTTCCTGCTTTACCCGGCCGCGAAAAGATCGCCGCGCGACCGCGCCACGGCTCTTGACTGGATCTTTGCGATCGCGTCGGGCGCCTGCGCTCTTTACGTGTTCTTCGCGTATGAAAGCATCGCCACTCGCGCCGGTGAAGTTTACAGCTACGAGCTCTGGCTTGGCGGCGTCTTCACCGCGCTGGTGTTTATCGCTGGGCGGCGCGTGCTTGGCTGGCCGCTGCCGATCTTCTGCTTCCTGTTTTTGCTGTTTGCCTACTTCGGGCGCTCGATGCCCGGCCCCATTCAACACTTCGGCCTGTCGGTCCCGCGCATCATCGAAGAGCTCTATCTGACGACGGACGGCCTCTTCGGTTTGGTGACGGGCGTTTCGGCCACGTACATTTACCTGTTCGTGCTCTTCGGCGCCTTTTTGACGTCCACGAAGACGTCGGATTTCTTCAACGACATTTCCATGGCCTTGACAGGGCATCTGAAGGGCGGCCCCGCCAAGATCTCCGTGCTCTCCAGCGCTCTGATGGGCACGATCAGCGGCAGCACGTCGGCCAACGTGGCGACGACGGGCGCCTTCACGATCCCTCTGATGAAAAGCATCGGCTACGAACCGCACTTTGCCGGCGCCGTCGAAGCGGCCGCCTCCACCGGCGGGCAGATCATGCCTCCCGTCATGGGAGCCGCAGCGTTCATCATCGCCGATACGCTGAACATTCCCTACACTCAGGTTCTGCTCTGCGCGATCGTTCCCGCTCTGCTGTACTTCTGGGGCATCTGGTGTTCGCTCAGCCTCGAGGCTTCGCGCCTCGGCCTGAAAGGGCTGCCGAAGGAGACGCTCCCCCGGGCCGGAGAAGTCCTGGTCAAGAGCGGCTACAAAGCGATCCCTCTGTTCGTGATCGTCTACTTCCTGGTCAAGGGGTACAATCCGCTCTATTCCGGCTGCTGGGGCATCGGCTGCTGCGTGCTGCTGAGCTTTGTGAAGAAATCCGACCGCATGGACCTGACGACGTTCGTCAACACGCTGAAAGACGGTTCGCTGGGCGCCCTTTCGGTCGCCATGGCCTGCATCATCGTCGGCAACGTCATCGGCATGATGGGCGCCACGGGCGTGGCCCTGCGCATCGGCGATGCCGTGCTGGCGCTGACGCGGGGACATTTGGTCCTGACCATGTGCGTGACGCTGCTGATCGCGACGCTGCTCGGCATGGGCATGCCGACGACGGCGAGCTACGTCATGGCCAGCGCTGTGGCGGCCCCCGCCTTGACTCTGCTCGGCGTAAGAGGTTTGGACGCGCATATGTTCGTGTTTTTTTACGCCGTCCTCTCGTCGGTGACGCCGCCGGTCTGCGTGGGCGCCTACACGGCTGCCGGCCTGGCCAACGCCGATCCCAACCGGACGGCTTTTACCGGCGTCAAACTGGCTCTGCCGGGTTTTATCGTGCCGTTCATCTTCGTGCTGGCTCCCGAGATCCTGCTGACCAACGTCACGAACTGGTTCGTCACGTTCCAGGCGATGATTTCCGCCGTGGTGGGCGTGTTCCTGCTGTCCTGCTTCACCGAGAACTTTTTCATGGCGCCGCTGCGCTGGTATGAACGCCTTCTGGCGCTGGTCGGCTCCCTGGCTCTGCTTTATCCCGGCACTCTGAGCGACGCGGTGGGCCTGGCGGCCCTCGTTCTCCTCTGGCTGGCGACTAGGGGCAGAACGAGTCCGAACGCCTCGGTCTGA
- a CDS encoding TAXI family TRAP transporter solute-binding subunit encodes MIRKTVKSVCAAAAFLGMTAAAGFAVDFARIGTSSVGGGFYLIGNTIAQIGNAAKNGVNYTAVTGGSTKNVNGLAKGDMEFGMCQSATVDEALNGSGPFKAPVKSIRFVAAIYPMPCHVLVSGEDMKSVADFRGKRIDYGAIGQGIETYSRIILNAYGIKDEDVTINRYGKTESAEALKTGEVQGNFWTTTAPNAQVTDMITGGVRLLSIDEDKRQQIVKEHPYFALATIPGGTYDKHPDDVNTIAAIGVLLSDEKVSEDVVYKTVKAMFEGQEELKKRLPAYFSNFGREHALDGCAMEIHPGALKYYKEIGLIK; translated from the coding sequence ATGATTCGTAAGACAGTGAAAAGCGTTTGCGCGGCAGCAGCGTTCTTGGGAATGACGGCAGCGGCCGGTTTTGCGGTTGACTTCGCCCGCATCGGTACGAGCAGCGTAGGCGGCGGATTCTATCTGATCGGCAACACGATTGCCCAGATCGGCAACGCGGCCAAGAACGGCGTCAACTATACGGCGGTGACCGGCGGTTCCACAAAGAACGTCAACGGCTTGGCGAAAGGCGATATGGAGTTCGGCATGTGTCAGTCCGCCACGGTCGACGAGGCTTTGAACGGCTCCGGCCCCTTCAAGGCGCCCGTGAAGAGCATCCGTTTCGTCGCCGCCATCTATCCGATGCCGTGTCATGTCCTGGTCAGCGGCGAAGACATGAAGAGCGTCGCCGATTTCCGCGGCAAACGTATCGATTACGGCGCCATCGGGCAGGGGATCGAGACGTATAGCCGCATTATTCTGAACGCCTACGGCATCAAGGACGAAGACGTGACGATCAACCGTTACGGCAAGACCGAGAGCGCCGAAGCCCTGAAGACCGGCGAGGTTCAGGGCAACTTTTGGACCACGACCGCGCCCAACGCTCAGGTCACCGACATGATCACCGGCGGCGTGCGCCTTTTGTCCATCGACGAGGACAAGCGTCAGCAGATCGTCAAGGAGCATCCTTATTTTGCTCTTGCGACCATCCCCGGCGGCACTTACGACAAGCATCCCGACGACGTCAACACGATCGCGGCCATTGGCGTGCTGCTGTCCGACGAAAAAGTGAGCGAGGACGTCGTGTACAAGACGGTCAAGGCCATGTTCGAGGGGCAGGAGGAGTTGAAAAAGCGTCTTCCTGCGTATTTCTCCAACTTCGGCCGCGAGCATGCCCTCGACGGCTGCGCCATGGAGATCCATCCCGGCGCGCTCAAGTATTACAAGGAGATCGGTCTGATTAAGTAA